A region from the Simiduia sp. 21SJ11W-1 genome encodes:
- a CDS encoding YifB family Mg chelatase-like AAA ATPase: protein MSLAIVHSRGRTGIDAPPVAVEVHLSNGLPGLAIVGLPETAVKESKDRVRSALINSHFEFPSRRITINLAPADLPKDGGRFDLPIALGILAASGQIPPQSLAGLECMGELALSGELRGVTACLPAAIACHRAGRQLIVARANGAEAAIYAPAKALVADNLLQVCAHLQGRAPLARAVAAPAQPATDLHDLRDVRGQPQARRALEVAAAGQHNVLFFGPPGTGKTLLASRLTGLLPPLSAEEALDVALVHSVAGAPFNWGQRPFRHPHHTASAPALVGGGSQPKPGEISLAHRGVLFLDELPEFARPVLEVLREPIEHGEVRIARAQAQANFPCQFQLIAAMNPCPCGYFGESRSRCRCSPDQIRRYRSRLSGPLLDRIDMHVPVRAISPEQLRGESQEEASAAVARRVAQARHIANARQGKPNQALSVKELEAHCTLTEQQHNFLAQAMDKLGLSIRAWHRVLRVARTLADLEGQASLSDAHLSEALGYRRLDRPLII from the coding sequence AAACCGCCGTAAAAGAAAGCAAAGACCGCGTGCGCAGCGCGCTCATCAACAGCCACTTCGAGTTCCCGAGCCGGCGCATCACTATTAATCTGGCACCGGCAGATTTGCCGAAAGACGGTGGCCGCTTCGATCTACCCATTGCCCTTGGCATTCTGGCGGCCTCGGGCCAAATACCGCCGCAGTCGCTGGCGGGCCTGGAATGCATGGGGGAGCTTGCACTATCGGGCGAGCTGCGTGGCGTCACCGCCTGCCTGCCCGCCGCCATTGCCTGCCATCGCGCCGGCCGGCAATTGATAGTGGCGCGCGCCAACGGCGCAGAGGCCGCCATTTACGCCCCCGCCAAGGCGTTGGTGGCCGATAACCTGCTGCAGGTGTGCGCCCACCTGCAGGGCCGTGCACCCTTGGCCCGTGCCGTGGCCGCGCCCGCACAGCCGGCTACAGATCTACACGACTTACGCGATGTACGCGGCCAGCCCCAGGCGCGCCGCGCGCTCGAAGTGGCCGCCGCCGGACAGCACAATGTGCTGTTTTTCGGCCCGCCGGGCACTGGCAAAACCCTGCTGGCCAGCAGGCTCACAGGCTTGCTGCCACCACTGAGTGCCGAGGAAGCGCTGGATGTAGCACTGGTGCACTCGGTGGCCGGGGCGCCGTTTAACTGGGGCCAGCGGCCGTTTCGCCACCCCCATCACACGGCCTCGGCACCGGCGCTGGTGGGCGGCGGCTCGCAACCCAAGCCCGGCGAAATTTCATTGGCGCACCGGGGCGTGCTGTTTCTAGACGAGCTGCCGGAATTCGCGCGGCCGGTACTGGAAGTGCTGCGCGAACCCATAGAGCACGGCGAGGTGCGCATTGCCCGCGCCCAGGCGCAGGCCAACTTCCCTTGCCAGTTTCAGCTGATCGCCGCCATGAACCCCTGCCCGTGCGGCTACTTTGGCGAAAGCCGCAGCCGGTGCCGCTGCTCGCCCGATCAAATTCGCCGCTACCGCAGCCGCCTGAGTGGCCCACTGCTAGACAGAATCGACATGCACGTGCCAGTGCGCGCCATCAGCCCGGAACAGCTGCGCGGTGAAAGCCAGGAGGAGGCCAGTGCCGCCGTGGCGCGGCGGGTGGCCCAGGCCCGCCACATTGCCAACGCGCGCCAAGGCAAGCCCAATCAGGCGTTAAGTGTGAAAGAGTTGGAGGCACACTGCACACTCACCGAGCAGCAGCACAATTTTCTGGCCCAGGCGATGGATAAACTGGGGCTGTCTATCCGGGCCTGGCACCGGGTGCTGCGGGTAGCGCGCACCTTGGCAGATCTGGAGGGCCAAGCCTCTTTAAGCGATGCCCACTTGAGCGAAGCACTGGGCTACCGCCGGCTAGACAGGCCGCTGATTATTTAA